The sequence GCTGGGTTTTTATAAAATTTGGACAGTTGAAGAGAATTCCTAATATCGCTAGAGAATTGCTATTTCTAAATTAACAACATCAAATCTTAGTTTACAAAAGTTAAAATTCGACTTTGGCAAGGAAAATTGCTCTGAAATTGTAAAAAGCAGGAATTCTGATTTTGAAAGTTTTTATGAAGATGCAAAAATTCCTGCATAAAACTAGCTAGTCAAAACGTAATAAAAGTGGAATCACTAAGATATTCTTGATGGACATCATCAAAATTAAAGGCAACTGCCAGTCAATAAAGATGAGTGGGATGATAATACATGGGGGTTGTGATGCAAACTTTAAAACAGGGTTTCGGGGAGCGCAATCTCACTATGGCTTCAGAAGCAGAAAAACTGGCACGATACTGGCGTCAGCATCTAGCTGCTGAATGTCCAGAGCAATCTGTGACAAACAGGGAAAGTATAATTTACTGGCTTTTAGGAAGTTTCCAAGGGCGATTGGAAGAGTTGAATCCTAAGGAACTGGATATTAGCAAGCAAGCAATGGAATATCGTTGGAGAATTTTACACCAACGCTACTTGGGAAAAGGGCGAGAAGCTGCTTACCGTAATTTAATTACTCGCTTGGGAAGTATAGTCACTTTACGGCACAAGATCCAGACATGGATTGCTCTCAGCCGCGATCGCCAACGGACAGTATTGGATGTGCTGCAAGAAGTCATTCAAGAATTGTTACAAAGCGACAATTATATGCAACAGCAAATGGCTTGTATTTCGGAATTCACAAGCGATCCACGATTGCGAAATGCATTGCTATTTGCCAGTGTGGAAGAGTATTGTTTACGGCCAGTACGCAACCAACCACTCTTAGCTTATCGCTTTGTCAACTACTTGCGTCGAACTCAACGTGGTGGCTTAACCCAAGTACCGGGCAGCGATATGATTCGACTTGTTTCGGAAGAGATCCTCACAGATGACAATGAAAACCGCGTCAACTTGGTAGATGCAAGAGCGATCGCAGAATATCAAGAAGCACAAGATCTAGAAGAGCAACAGACACAGCGACAGACAGTTAAAGAGGAATTTGAAAAATATTTACAAGAAAATCTAGGGCAAGAAGCTGTAGAGTGGTTACGACTTTACCTGCAAGGGCAATCTCAAGATGCGATCGCCAAAAAATTAAATAAGCCAATTAAAGATGTGTATCGGCTGCGTGAAAAAATTAGTTACCACGCTGTACGTGTTTTTGCCCTCAAAGACAAACCAGAACTAGTTGAAACCTGGTTAGGTACTTCTTTAGAAGAGCATAACTTAGGTTTATCAGCCAACCAACTTCAGCAATTGGAGGAAAAATTAACCCCAACTGGGCGGCAAATTTTGCAATTGCGGCGAGCAGGTAACACCATTGAAGAAGTAGCCCAAAAACTAAAACTCAAAACTCATCAAGCTATGGGTGAATGGACTAAAGTCTATTTAGCAGCCCAAGCTTTAAGAACCCAAGAGTAACGTATGGGGAATTGGTAGTTAGTGGTTAGTGGTTAGTGGTTGTTTTTCTCGTCTTTGGTGTTTTCCAATCCTCCCACTCTCCCACTCTCCTATTCTCTCGTGTCCTTGCCCAATCTAAAGTACGAGATTATACGTAGTTTTAAAGTAACTAATTTAAACTTTATTGATATGGTAACAATTAAAGTGGTTAATATATCAATATAAAGATAAAACATAGACAACTAAAGACTTTTAGCCCTGTCACCTGCTTACCATAGCGATCGCTTATTTACTGTCCATAAACTAAAAAGCAGAATAGGATATAGAGATGTATTAAGCAACTTAAGCCTATGTCGTCTTCAGAGGGCAAACAAACAGATACCGAAGAATATCTTCAAACAGAGGTAGTATCGAATACTAATCTTGTAGAAGAACAAGAACTAGAGAATGAGCAAATCTTTCCACTCATTGAAAGTCTTTTATCCTTTGAAGCTTGTCTCTACCACCAAATCTTGCCCCTCAAAATTGAAGACAACTGCCTATGGCTGGGTATGGTAAATCAAGAGGATAGTGCGGCGCTAGATTATGTTCGGCGCATATTGTCTTATATAAATTGCAACCTACTAACTGTGGTGATCAGAGGTGATATTCACCGTAATGTACTCTCAGCTTTCCTCAACCACAAAAATACATTCCACCCAGCACAGCAGCGAGAGTACAAACCTTGGGAGACCATAGCCAAAAATCAGAATACAGCAGAGACTGCCGAGCAAGCCCTTTCATCCACAAATGTTAATTTACAGCCAACCCAGCAACCGACAAAAATTTTAGACGAGGCACTAACTACTCAAAACACTCCCTCTCATGAGGATTCCCTCTTAGATGCCACAGGCGATCGCCTGCTTCAAAATCCTCCTGACAGCAACTGTTTCACCACAGTTTCCAAAAACGAAGCTAAACAGGAAGACTATTCTTTTGAATTAGCAAGCACAGATAATGTACCTGTGTTATCAGCACCAGAACCACAAGAGTTTAGCCCTGTAGAACATTTGCTAAATTTACCACCTAAAAAATTGTTGGAAGAATTACTAGGACGAGTTTTGGCTGGGGGAATTGGTAGGCTTTATCTGGAAAGACTTCCTTATGATGGC is a genomic window of Chlorogloeopsis sp. ULAP01 containing:
- a CDS encoding HetZ-related protein 2, giving the protein MGVVMQTLKQGFGERNLTMASEAEKLARYWRQHLAAECPEQSVTNRESIIYWLLGSFQGRLEELNPKELDISKQAMEYRWRILHQRYLGKGREAAYRNLITRLGSIVTLRHKIQTWIALSRDRQRTVLDVLQEVIQELLQSDNYMQQQMACISEFTSDPRLRNALLFASVEEYCLRPVRNQPLLAYRFVNYLRRTQRGGLTQVPGSDMIRLVSEEILTDDNENRVNLVDARAIAEYQEAQDLEEQQTQRQTVKEEFEKYLQENLGQEAVEWLRLYLQGQSQDAIAKKLNKPIKDVYRLREKISYHAVRVFALKDKPELVETWLGTSLEEHNLGLSANQLQQLEEKLTPTGRQILQLRRAGNTIEEVAQKLKLKTHQAMGEWTKVYLAAQALRTQE
- a CDS encoding pilus assembly protein PilB is translated as MSSSEGKQTDTEEYLQTEVVSNTNLVEEQELENEQIFPLIESLLSFEACLYHQILPLKIEDNCLWLGMVNQEDSAALDYVRRILSYINCNLLTVVIRGDIHRNVLSAFLNHKNTFHPAQQREYKPWETIAKNQNTAETAEQALSSTNVNLQPTQQPTKILDEALTTQNTPSHEDSLLDATGDRLLQNPPDSNCFTTVSKNEAKQEDYSFELASTDNVPVLSAPEPQEFSPVEHLLNLPPKKLLEELLGRVLAGGIGRLYLERLPYDGKILWSENGVLQSVLEKVPLSVFQGLMNELKRFGSLPVTKLEEPKQIEKECLYKQERLLLRLRIMLGMHGEEATLQVLRGAALKFYQQQMVTRLSRDALGISQQLSYKLHELQERLLLNHNISSSQLDNFNVLNQTLYNLEQYIRKLEVETLKPSIDRQELR